One part of the Lotus japonicus ecotype B-129 chromosome 2, LjGifu_v1.2 genome encodes these proteins:
- the LOC130736887 gene encoding uncharacterized mitochondrial protein AtMg00310-like translates to MGLPTIIGKSKTQVFRFVKERVWKKLKGWKEKTVSRAGRKVLIKSVAQAIPSYVMSCFILHDGLCEEIESMIARFFWGGDACLHWMSWNKLCRPKLIGGLGFRNFKHFNLALVVKNWWRIHTSPETLFVRVFKAVYFSGSSIVEAKRGYRPSYAWSSILKSKWMFEQGRCWRVGNGTKIRI, encoded by the coding sequence ATGGGTCTTCCAACGATAATTGGTAAGTCTAAAACCCAAGTGTTCAGATTTGTCAAAGAACGTGTTTGGAAGAAACTCAAAGGATGGAAAGAAAAAACTGTGTCTCGTGCAGGTAGAAAGGTGTTGATTAAATCTGTGGCTCAGGCGATTCCTTCATATGTGATGTCCTGTTTCATTTTGCATGATGGCCTTTGTGAGGAGATAGAGAGCATGATTGCTCGTTTCTTTTGGGGGGGGGATGCCTGTTTACATTGGATGAGTTGGAATAAACTTTGCCGGCCCAAACTCATTGGGGGTCTCGGCTTCAGGAATTTTAAGCACTTTAATTTGGCCTTGGTGGTGAAAAACTGGTGGCGCATTCACACTTCTCCAGAAACTTTGTTTGTTCGAGTTTTTAAGGCTGTATATTTTTCAGGGAGTTCTATTGTTGAGGCTAAAAGAGGTTATAGACCGAGCTACGCCTGGTCTAGCATTTTGAAGAGTAAGTGGATGTTTGAACAAGGAAGGTGCTGGCGGGTGGGGAATGGCACTAAAATTCGTATTTAG
- the LOC130736886 gene encoding uncharacterized protein LOC130736886: protein MVADLLLPSGTWNMPLIEWTFCPATAEKILAVPLPLQLMEDSLFWMGTNDGVYSAKTGYVFLQQVDEQGVASPSMSVSMEEGRWKKFWAAPSLPRCKEFSWRLFHGAIPVRQKLRQRAIDVDPSCPICGLEDEFVDHLFMRCEVMKATWFGSRLGVRVDPQQSFSTFFQQLVRDLDDGGVAEVQRLLYAMWEARNRAVFDERRVDWREVMSRAAALRAPLEEGMTRDVPAATMARWIRPTRGIVKINIDAAVGRDKLAGFGMVARNYNGEVMASASMYPTMVLSPTIGEALSLRWAMELDTQLGFRRVLFETDCLPLFQAWKKATRGSYLFTIIQDCFRFCNLFDFVDFTFVRRNDNNAADYMARNASTFTNEVWVEEGPPGLAPLLLDDCLASMPL, encoded by the coding sequence ATGGTGGCTGATCTGTTGCTTCCTTCGGGGACATGGAACATGCCTTTGATTGAGTGGACTTTTTGTCCTGCAACCGCTGAGAAAATATTAGCTGTTCCCCTCCCTCTTCAACTTATGGAGGATAGTTTATTTTGGATGGGGACTAACGATGGTGTTTATAGTGCCAAAACTGGGTATGTATTTTTGCAACAGGTTGATGAGCAAGGTGTGGCTTCCCCCTCTATGTCTGTTTCTATGGAGGAGGGAAGGTGGAAAAAATTCTGGGCTGCTCCATCCCTTCCGCGATGCAAAGAGTTCTCTTGGAGGCTCTTTCATGGCGCGATTCCGGTGAGACAGAAGCTCCGTCAGCGAGCTATTGATGTTGATCCGAGTTGTCCAATTTGTGGTTTGGAAGATGAGTTTGTCGATCACTTGTTCATGCGGTGTGAGGTCATGAAGGCTACTTGGTTTGGCTCTCGTTTGGGTGTGAGAGTAGACCCGCAGCAGAGCTTCTCGACTTTCTTTCAGCAGCTGGTCCGTGATTTGGACGATGGGGGAGTGGCAGAGGTGCAGCGGTTGCTATACGCAATGTGGGAGGCTAGGAACCGAGCGGTTTTTGATGAGCGGCGGGTTGATTGGAGAGAGGTGATGTCGCGTGCGGCAGCGTTACGGGCACCACTGGAGGAGGGCATGACTAGGGATGTGCCGGCTGCTACCATGGCACGATGGATTCGACCAACAAGGGGAATAGTGAAGATTAATATCGACGCTGCGGTGGGGAGAGACAAACTCGCAGGTTTTGGAATGGTGGCCAGGAACTACAATGGGGAGGTTATGGCGTCCGCTTCTATGTATCCAACCATGGTGTTATCGCCAACCATTGGAGAGGCTCTCTCGTTGAGGTGGGCAATGGAGTTAGATACTCAGCTGGGATTCAGGCGAGTTCTTTTTGAGACAGATTGTCTTCCTTTGTTCCAGGCTTGGAAGAAGGCGACCAGAGGCTCTTATTTATTTACTATTATTCAGGATTGTTTTCGTTTTTGTAATTTGTTCGACtttgttgattttacttttgttcgCCGGAATGACAATAATGCGGCTGACTATATGGCGCGAAATGCC